The nucleotide sequence GGACGTGCGCCTCGCCGAGCCACCGCTCGTCTCCGAGCTATGCGTCCCGGAGCGCCTCGTCAAGACCAGGGGCAGCCCCGACCCCGACGGCGACGTCGTTCAGTCGCTCGCCGGCGGCGTCTTCGCCGCGAGCGGCgacggcctcctcttcctctcctgccTAGACCTGCGCTCCACCGCTCCCGGCGCCTCTCGGGTGCGCCTGCATCCCTCCGGCCTCGACCCCACCCACGTCCCCAGCGTCACGCGCCTCGTCTGCAACCCTCTCACCCGCGAGCTTCGTCGCCTCCCGGACTCCGGCTTCGACCCTGTGGGCGACGTCCTGTGCGGCCTCAACATGGGCCTCCTCACCCAAGCCGATCGCGGGCACGGGCCGCCTGACAAGTTCGCCGTCGCCGACCTGCGGCAGGGGAACCACATGCTCCGGTTTCTCTCGGAAACAGGCAAGTGGGAGAACGTCGCGCTCTCGCCGTGCCAGGTCCCACTTGCGCGGCGGCAGCCAGTGACGCCAGACCAGGCGACGCTGGCATTCGGCGGTCGCCTGTGGTGGATCGACTTGTCCTGGGGCGCAATCTCCGCCGACCCGTTCAGCGACCGGCCGGAGCTCTCCT is from Triticum aestivum cultivar Chinese Spring chromosome 1B, IWGSC CS RefSeq v2.1, whole genome shotgun sequence and encodes:
- the LOC123136663 gene encoding uncharacterized protein isoform X2 — translated: MPLRRRLLGLSGGLRRSLATAATHPPWAMINRTVEVVEAPSADVRLAEPPLVSELCVPERLVKTRGSPDPDGDVVQSLAGGVFAASGDGLLFLSCLDLRSTAPGASRVRLHPSGLDPTHVPSVTRLVCNPLTRELRRLPDSGFDPVGDVLCGLNMGLLTQADRGHGPPDKFAVADLRQGNHMLRFLSETGKWENVALSPCQVPLARRQPVTPDQATLAFGGRLWWIDLSWGAISADPFSDRPELSFVELPRGSVLPAGAQKEAFRRGSLLPDAEGRAWWKQASFSYRRMGVSEGRLRIAVVAVDMDRQEVIGCYPYRSDLCMPCVLPPWLRSSRIPSAGKKYVEKNKTLADVLVRLQSH